A region from the Canis aureus isolate CA01 chromosome 10, VMU_Caureus_v.1.0, whole genome shotgun sequence genome encodes:
- the LOC144321750 gene encoding olfactory receptor 13C7-like, with protein sequence MEGPNQSAVTEFVLLGLSAHPKLEKTFFVLILSMYLVILLGNGVLILVTIHDSRLHTPMYFFLGNLSFLDICYTTSSVPLVLDGFLTPRKTISFSGCAVQMFLSFAMGATECVLLGMMAFDRYVAICNPLRYPVVMSKAAYVPMAASSWVAGGINSLVQISLAVQLPFCGDNVINHFICEILAVLKLACADISINVISMGVANVIFLGVPVLFISISYVFIIATILRIPSAEGRRKAFSTCSAHLTVVVIFYGTILFMYAKPKSKDPLGADKQDVSDKLISLFYGLLTPMLNPIIYSLRNKDVKTAVRYIVAQKHFTQ encoded by the coding sequence ATGGAAGGACCCAACCAATCTGCTGTGACAGAGTTTGTCTTGCTTGGCCTCTCTGCCCATCCAAAACTAGAGAAAACATTCTTTGTGCTCATCCTGTCgatgtacctggtgatcctacTGGGAAACGGGGTCCTCATCCTGGTGACCATCCATGACTCCCGCCTGCACACACCCATGTACTTCTTTCTGGGGAACCTTTCCTTCCTGGACATCTGCTACACAACCTCCTCAGTCCCTCTAGTCCTGGATGGCTTCCTGACCCCCAGGAAAACCATCTCCTTCTCAGGCTGTGCCGTGCAGATGTTTCTCTCCTTTGCCATGGGAGCCACAGAGTGTGTGCTACTGGGCATGATGGCATTtgatcgctatgtggccatctgtaacCCACTTAGGTACCCTGTGGTCATGAGCAAGGCTGCCTATGTGCCCATGGCTGCCAGCTCCTGGGTGGCTGGTGGCATCAACTCCTTAGTGCAGATCTCTCTTGCGGTACAGTTACCCTTCTGTGGGGACAATGTCATCAACCACTTCATCTGTGAGATCCTGGCTGTCCTAAAGTTGGCCTGTGCTGACATCTCCATCAATGTGATCAGTATGGGGGTGGCCAATGTGATCTTCCTGGGCGTCCCAGTTCTGTTCATCTCTATCTCTTATGTGTTCATCATTGCTACCATCCTGCGGATCCCctcagcagaggggaggagaaaggCCTTCTCGACCTGCTCTGCCCACCTCACTGTAGTGGTCATCTTCTATGGGACTATTCTTTTCATGTATGCAAAACCCAAATCTAAGGATCCCCTGGGAGCAGACAAGCAGGATGTTTCAGACAAGCTCATCTCCCTCTTCTATGGCCTCCTGACTCCCATGCTCAACCCCATCATCTACAGTCTGAGGAACAAGGATGTTAAGACCGCTGTGAGGTACATAGTGGCTCAGAAGCACTTCACTCAGTGA